The Clavelina lepadiformis chromosome 1, kaClaLepa1.1, whole genome shotgun sequence genome segment TAAAAGTAATAGAAAATTCGTAAAACAACCTTTATGCTACTTGCTGGACCGGAAACATAATTGTTGAAGTTGTTCGAGTTTTTACACTCAAACATGTGCTGACGTATCGCAACGcgtaatgttttattttatggtaattagaaaagttaaacatttaAGTATTCACCCAAAAAACCTGCAAATGTTTAGAGATCCTTTGTTGCTAACGACTGCGATTCCTGCAGTCTCGCCTTAGCGTCATAAAGCATTATTTATGTATGTTTTTACCCTAGAAACAAAAAGAGTGATAAAATCGTAAGTTGGTGCAAAGTTATTCTCTATAGGTGTCGGcgtattaaaaacaattacaataTGTTCTCAGCGATCATTATTTGGGTTTCCTGTTTCCTCTTCCAGCGAACagattgaaacaaaaaaagaactCCGCATAACAATGTTTCGACATTTTTGTATGGTTTTGCAAAAGCAGCAGATAGTTGTATAATCGTATGCATTTAGTAGGTTTATACgttaaacatttcttgtttAGTAGGTTATGAGCTGAAGTATAAAAAATACTGATCCAAATTGACTGAAGATGGAGAGGATTGCGATTATTAGTGTAGGTCTCGTGGTTTGGATGAATGGAATTGGTTTTTACCTGGCAGCAATGCTTACTGACTTTTGGATGGTGGCCGAGTCAGATAGGTCTGGTGGGAGTGTGGGCCTCTTCAAATCTTGTGGTCCAAATCCTAACGACGCCTTTTGCAATAATCAAAGTAGATTAACTTGTCGAGTTTTTTTAATGATATGactaaatttaaatattaaattatcgTAATATGAAAGAGTTGTAAACGTGCCTCATATTGTTAACCCGAACCCGAAACAAGCCCCAACCCGGCCCGAACCGAAAATTTAGGCTACTTGAGGCCGGAGTTAGACCCGAAATTTAATTTCCTGAATTAATCAAAGTCATCTTTTGATGCCATTATTTGACTGCCATCATTTTCTAAGTTGCGCTTTGCTGTATGCGAGAGGTTTTTAGCATCCTGATCTTGTAAAGAAAGTGAACTTACAACGCAAATGTGGCAGAGTGTGAGTATAAATTCGGGCCTGAACACGACTCGAAAAGCCCGGCAACTCTGATTAGGCTCGACTCAAATAAGATAATAGTAAATGTGCCAACGAAAGTAGAACTCCGGTCAAAGGTGCATATTTTGatagcaaataaaacttttttggaaaaaagcaACCAACCAGACTAAATTTAAGACAGTTCTGAGTTCTAACTAATGGAAAGCCACACCACAAAGCGTCGTGTGACGTCAgcaaattttataaagttaCGCAtaattgacttgactcgagtcataaTTTAAGTTGACTTGAGTTAAACATCCACTTGACTTGACCTATTCAAGTTAGAAAAAATGACGCCTTTACAactttgctttatttgtttcatACTTCTTGATacatattaatattattaatagAGTATTCATTTTCTTAAGTACGGTTCATGTACGTATGCTTACACAAGCACATTACAGATTCaccacttttttatttttttacaaaattttccgATTTTTCAGGTTGGGACCCAAACGAAATTACACTTACAATATTTCTACCGCGCATAATTATGCTCCTGGCTGGAGGGTTACTTGGTATTGGAATGGTTAGTGGTTTGTTTGGACTGTTGAGCAGAAAGCATGCTTTTTTTGTTGGTGAGAGAGTTCTAGACGTTTTTGCAGGTAAAATCAACTAGTTTTAAACGTGTTTTTTAAACTGTGGTCTTGCTTTACCGCGTTCAACTTTCACCAAGATTACAGATTTCCTTATCCTTCAAAACAAACAGGCCTACAtacaaaagttttacttcTAATTAAGTTGTTACTAATAGCTGTCAGTCTACAGAACATTCCTGATGTTTTAACAGGCCTACTCATCTTTGTTGCTTGCGGTGCGTTTACTGGGCTTCACATCAAGGACGTCACCAAAGGCGGTCCATTCTTTATTTACACTtaccatttttctttttacatGGCGTGGATATCAGGAATCATGCTTGTCATTTCTGGCGTGATTGGTGTCTTTGCAAGAAACCAAGATACAGACTAAAAACTGTTGCAAACTTGACCTACTTGTGAATATTATATTAACGAAAACGTCAGTATTCAGTGTTAATGTAATTTTCGAAAAAGAATCATTGATGAAGTTGACACGCATGCTTTGCATTTAAATGTGTTACTTTGCAAATGTATAATATATTGTGTCGTATGTAATCAATTTATTGTCATAATTTGGTAGTAAAGGCACAAACAACCAATAGACCAGTCGTCTACAAGGTGCACATAAATAAGGTTATACGAGTATAACAGCTCTGCTTATCCATTTACACTGGATAAAAACGTTTACGTTTTACGAAGGGAGTCCGCCACCAATAAGCTGAACAATTGACGTCAATTCGTGACGTACGTGTAAAGCTAGACATATCATGAAGCCCGCTATGTTTTTGTAACGAAACTCGTAGGCAAAGAATTGGGTGCGGTTGATAGCTTGTAAGCACAATGCAGCCTCCTTACAGTATGGgattttgcttaattttatgACATTGGATTAATTTAAGTTGTGATCTGCGCGAACACAGATATATTTCCGCCCTTCTGTGATTATCACGCGACAGATGTGGTGATGATGATATAgtgaagttatttttatttcttagaCAGCGTTGTTGTAGTGTGTGTAATACTTCAATTTAATATAAAGAACTAGTTTTTTGAAATCTTATTATGCAAAACAGATTTCATTATGTTAATAATAAACTTCATTATTATAGCAACATAATGATAGCCTATAAATCAAAGGCTGATAGCGCTTTCTATGGAAGCGAGATTTAAGGAAAGTCCATGTTGAAAAAGAgtttaaatgttttacatGACGCCTTCGTGTTGGCAATTAGAGAGTGGTGTTTCAGTTCTAGTCCAATTTCCGCAATAGTTGAAGCAAGTATCACATGATATTAAATACGTCACAGTACTAAGCGTCATGTTTTCCGCCTCCGGCTCATTTCGAATTTATTATTGTAAGCAAAATGAAGCTTACAGGTCTGTAGTTATAAACTATGGCGTTCGTTGTATGATGCTGAGGTAGGCATACGTCATGGTTTGAAGTTGTAACTTGTAACTGAATTTTTGGGTAACTATTACAACAGCAGCCAAGCCTAGATTATTTGACGTATCAGCTCTTTCAGCAGAGAAGAAATAGAATCAAAAGGTGGTAACGTAGCTAGAATATGAGCAAATTATACAGGGTTAACTATAGCCTGCGTAGTGTCAAATAGCAACTTTAAACAGATTCGAATAAATGTAGATGAATAACTTACTAACTTGCGAAACTTCACTTCATattaaaacttgataaaattcCATTATATTAAATCGTAGTATGAAATCAAAGCTGAAAAGTATTCAAACCATTCGTGATTGGTGCCCGTTATTGGAACCCGTTTAGTTATACCtttttgaaacgtttttgtACCCGATTTTTTAATGACAGTTGCAGCTATGTTATGAAATCAACCTTCAAAATGATTACGTATCGTGCTATAGTGCAGCATTTAATTGTGTACTTTTTAGTCTATGCTGTTGTTACAGTTTTACTGGAAGAACTACTTCGCTTCTGGGAATCCAAAAAAGGATAGaatattgttaaaataaactCTATGAAATCACGTTTGAGGAAGCGCATCAGGCACAACATTTTTTCGAAACTGGTTGCTGACATAACACgttttttgcaatgaaaatgCTACTATTAGTAGAAACAATGTGATTAAAAGTAGTTTATAAAATGTTACGCTTATCGAACCATTGCAACCAAAACAGCTATATCGGAACTACAACACATTTCGTTTTATTGACTAATCAGCTATGAGCTATGCGCTATTTTTGATGCTGTTCGAAACTATTTTagtttgaagctatttttcacagttttttgttaacataAGTTCctaagttaaatattttattaacataGTGCCCTAAACATATGTCCTCAGTTTAGCTTATAATCTAATTGTCACTTTAATTAAGCCATATATggctaaaataaactttttgcatctCCATTCTCTTATCCAAACCGCTATTTAAGAGCGCAATAAGCTGCCTGATTTATGTCGGCCTACTTATACGccgaaatattcacttttatttttagtcatatgaaaatatgttttgctTAGAGTGTTTAGACGCAAAATTGTATTAAGTTttgatatatattatataacttCACAAGTTGAACCGATATTAATCGACAGTATGGGTCGTAAAATTGTCCTTGCCCTTGCTCTGCTGTTCTGGATGGTTGCTGCCGCGCTTTATTTGACAGCCATGCTCACTGATTCCTGGTCAAGAATTGAAATCCCAGCAATTAGTTTATTAGACACAAGTGACGTTTCGGTTCAAACTAATGGTCTTTTCAAGACTTGTGTTAACGTCTTTTTTGGCATAACATGCACTAACCAAGGTAAGATGAAATACTCATAAAGTacaaaattatattaaaattacagcaaacgtgagaaaaaacagaaaaacatttgcattaatAAAAATACTGAAGTATTGGCACCAACTTGTAGTCGTTTTGAATTACATGAAATTGCTGAAAGCAATAATGCAGATAGACAAAGGATTTTATATAGACGCTAACAAACAACTACAGTTCATGCTGTTTCGGGCTTATACTTTTTTATCCGACCAATAAGCTGTGAATTGAACACAAACAAGTTTGTGCAGTGACTTTATATTAACTGTATTATACTATCTATATACTGCATTAATACAATACATTGCAAAACtcgttaaaaatttaaaaaccactGTTTACCATTCTAATAATCTTCttcattttcattatttgcCGGGTTATTGTAGGTGTCTTGTACATCGTAAATTTACATTATGGTTAGAAAAATATTACCGTCATAAAGTTATATTATTTGCAATCAAGGGTGGAATCCAGATGAAGTTCCAACTGCAATTTTCATTCCTCGCATCATAATGCTTGCCGCCGGAGCGTTGGTTGCACTCGGGCTCTTGTTTGGTATTGTTGGACTTTGTGCAAGCCAATCCTGTCCGGTTATAACTGAAGGTGTATTGGGCATTGTGGGAGGTAGGTCGGGTTTAAGTTAGATTGACAGAAGTCTTCAATTTATTGGTTTGTTTACGGACTTTATTCTAATACTTTCTCATCACGTAGCAACGCATAAATACAATATTTATACTatatgtgttttgtttgtacaATAACATATTCTCTCATGACGTTTAatgcaaacttttatttcattttcaggTCTGTTAGTTTTTGCTGCCTGTGGTACCTACACTGCATTGAACATTTCCAATAATCAGCTAGTCGACGCATTTACAGATAACACATTTCAATATTCGTTTTACTTGGCATGGGTTTCAGGATTGATGTTCATTATAGCTGGAGTGTGTGACATCATCGCAGGAAAATCACAAAGCCACTACTGAAACTGTTGGTTGTCTGTACTGGTAAATTCTCGATTTGGAGGCGAAACTGTTTGTTGGAGAGTTACTAAATAATGAAACGATGCTTATAGATCAAACCCCCACTATATGCGTTAGATATAGATTTTTAGTATCATGCGCTCAAGTATCGCAATGCGTTCTGTATAGATTTAAGCATAGTCTTTTGTGGCTTGCAAGTGAAACATAAGTATAACACAAACTAATACTTATACATTGTAattcattttatgaaaaattttatactATAAAATAGACCTACCATTTTATAGTACACGTTTCGACATTTCGTGCTTGCTTAAAATAGATTTTAGCTAAAATaaaaggctgccactatttcacagGAAACAAATCGCatgttcaaagctatttttcatggtttcttGATATCCTAACttaaatattataacatagtaacttaaacctaacctaaatctataccttctaatctaaatctaactccaacgAAACTTaagtagctaaaatcaactttttgcatacccactctcctaacctaaccgcctatctttaacaacaagctGCATGACCTatatacggtgaaatagtccctttaaaaataatattctAAACCCATTTTTTGCATAATAACGTGGCCGAATCACATTTAATACCCGAATACTTACAAACGCAGTCCGACATTTGAACACATGACACCGTGCAGCATACCGTTTAGTGTAAATAGTAAACATTGCTTTTTTATTGAAGTGTagttaaacgttttagttGAAGCTCTCTACCTTACTATAAAGAAAGTTTAATCAACCAATACATTTTTACTTGCGtcataacattttttgtaaaatcattggaaaattttgtttaaatctttATATAATTGTTTATCTGTGTATGTACTGGGATACTTAAAACGTACAATTTACTGTTGGTGTAGCAACACATTCTGGAGTTTCACTTATATATACGTCTTTATATTACTGTTGATGCCTTGCTTGATTCCATTCTGGATGTCTCTTGTGTAAAAAATCACGTGCAATACATTTCCATTGCATTGCTTGCATTAAATGTGTGAACAACGTTGATTCTTCGTATACAATATTTCGCAATCGCTATGAAATTATGCACGTGATGTTTCAGGAATTCTTCCTCCCCTTCGGCGGTCATCAGTTCCTTTGtcgatatatatatatatatatatatatataggttTTATAACATTTGCGCGAACATAAATAGGGcggttaaatttattttgtaaatctgAAGCATATGGAATTGTTTTGAGCTTATAGTTATAGGAGCACATAGTCAATACACGCGTTTTGCGTATACGTATTGATTACAGGATATGaagaattattgtgttttagAGTAAATGTTTCTGTAACAAAAAGtccaaaatattcaaacaCAAGTAAAGTATAATGCCATCATCCTCGCTCTTATATTGGcgcttttattgtttggatTTAGTTCACTGATCAACCTTGTTGCTCCACGTCGCTTTTAACCGCGTGTCTGCTGGCTTTACCGACAATACCTTTTAACCTAAGTAGTGtgaattttatgtttgttcTTGCCGTTTAAAGGCTATAAGCATAGGTAAAAGctattttatcttttcttATCACGAAAGAC includes the following:
- the LOC143462550 gene encoding uncharacterized protein LOC143462550 isoform X2, with translation MERIAIISVGLVVWMNGIGFYLAAMLTDFWMVAESDRSGGSVGLFKSCGPNPNDAFCNNQSWDPNEITLTIFLPRIIMLLAGGLLGIGMAYSSLLLAVRLLGFTSRTSPKAVHSLFTLTIFLFTWRGYQESCLSFLA
- the LOC143462550 gene encoding uncharacterized protein LOC143462550 isoform X1: MERIAIISVGLVVWMNGIGFYLAAMLTDFWMVAESDRSGGSVGLFKSCGPNPNDAFCNNQSWDPNEITLTIFLPRIIMLLAGGLLGIGMVSGLFGLLSRKHAFFVGERVLDVFAGLLIFVACGAFTGLHIKDVTKGGPFFIYTYHFSFYMAWISGIMLVISGVIGVFARNQDTD
- the LOC143461773 gene encoding uncharacterized protein LOC143461773, with the translated sequence MGRKIVLALALLFWMVAAALYLTAMLTDSWSRIEIPAISLLDTSDVSVQTNGLFKTCVNVFFGITCTNQGWNPDEVPTAIFIPRIIMLAAGALVALGLLFGIVGLCASQSCPVITEGVLGIVGGLLVFAACGTYTALNISNNQLVDAFTDNTFQYSFYLAWVSGLMFIIAGVCDIIAGKSQSHY